Proteins co-encoded in one Arachis hypogaea cultivar Tifrunner chromosome 13, arahy.Tifrunner.gnm2.J5K5, whole genome shotgun sequence genomic window:
- the LOC112791833 gene encoding uncharacterized protein translates to MGNCQAVDAAALVIQHPNGKMERLYWPVSATEVMRNNPGHYVSLIIPLPVAEEAQHQQQKNKNHIEDDDNNNNNNKNSTLLVTHVKLLRPNEILTLGHAYRLITTQDVVKVLRARKLAKLRKPLEKTSEMVQTVHHDKKSSVGENEENLNTGSTYQTARAERQKLRAAPVNPPASKMKPWRPSLQSISEAGI, encoded by the exons atggggAATTGTCAAGCAGTGGATGCTGCAGCTTTGGTGATACAGCATCCAAATGGGAAGATGGAAAGGTTGTATTGGCCAGTGAGTGCAACTGAGGTTATGAGGAACAACCCAGGTCACTATGTTTCTTTGATTATTCCATTGCCTGTTGCTGAAGAAGCTCAACATCAACAACAGAAGAACAAGAATCATATTGAAGACgacgacaacaacaacaacaacaacaagaacagCACTCTGCTTGTTACTCATGTTAAGCTGCTTAGGCCTAATGAGATTCTCACTCTTGGCCATGCATACCGCCTCATCACCACTCAAG ATGTTGTAAAAGTGTTGAGAGCAAGGAAGCTTGCAAAGTTGAGAAAGCCATTGGAGAAGACAAGTGAGATGGTGCAAACAGTGCATCATGATAAGAAAAGCTCAGTTGGAGAAAATGAAGAGAATTTGAATACAGGAAGTACATATCAG ACAGCCAGAGCAGAGAGACAAAAGCTGAGAGCAGCTCCGGTAAATCCTCCGGCATCGAAGATGAAACCATGGCGCCCCTCCTTGCAGAGCATCTCAGAGGCTGGAATTTGA
- the LOC112791834 gene encoding protein PLASTID REDOX INSENSITIVE 2, chloroplastic: protein MKLFSSFVASSSSSSSSYSFPTTTLYPLPAALILRTPCLILRHPLPLSPPSLSARYTLPRTLSASPTHNHAYPAPSPHFAQFETRKFKVELLQKLSDDTDEFGNDLDAVVDVCAQIFHEFLCKEYGGPGTLLVEPFTDMLVALKKKKLPGAALAARASLLWAQSFVDEDWEVWNSKLK from the exons ATGAAGCTTTTCAGTTCctttgttgcttcttcttcttcttcttcttcttcttattcattcCCTACGACTACTCTCTATCCTCTTCCTGCTGCTCTTATCCTACGCACTCCCTGCCTTATTCTGCGCCACCCTCTTCCACTCTCTCCTCCCTCCCTCTCCGCCAGATACACCCTCCCTCGCACTCTCAGCGCTTCACCCACCCATAACCACGCCTATCCCGCCCCAAGCCCTCATTTTGCACAATTT GAAACACGGAAGTTCAAAGTTGAGCTCTTGCAGAAGCTTTCAGATGACACAGATGAGTTTGGGAATGACCTTGATGCTGTTGTTGACGTCTGTGCTCAG atatttcatgagtttttgtgcaaAGAGTATGGAGGTCCTGGGACATTGTTGGTGGAGCCATTCACTGATATGTTGGTAGCtctaaagaagaagaagttgcCAGGAGCAGCTCTGGCTGCAAGGGCATCACTTTTATGGGCACAAAGTTTTGTTGATGAGGATTGGGAAGTTTGGAACTCAAAGCTGAAGTGA
- the LOC112791832 gene encoding uncharacterized protein — protein sequence MATAQEEVAASQAEKGKMRWWELEEDDGEDLDFLLPPKQVIGPDENGIKKVIEYKFDDEGNKLKITTTTRVRKLANARLSKQAVLRRQWQKFGDAVHEDVGSRLTMVSTEEIVLERPKPLGAKSEEPKATGDSLSQINKGAVLMVCRTCGKKGDHWTSRCPYKDLVQPTEGFVDRPPTSDGPTPASGSTKGAYVPPGMRAGAERSGSDMRQRRNDENSVRVTNLSEDTREPDLLELFRPFGAVSRVYVAIDQKTGMSRGFGFVNFVNREDAQRAINKLNGYGYDNLILRVEWATPRAN from the exons ATGGCGACGGCACAGGAGGAAGTAGCAGCATCACAAGCGGAGAAGGGGAAGATGAGGTGGTGGGAGCTGGAGGAGGATGACGGCGAGGACCTTGACTTCCTCCTGCCGCCGAAGCAGGTGATAGGTCCTGACGAGAACGGAATCAAGAAGGTCATAGAGTACAAGTTCGACGACGAAGGCAACAAACTCAAGATCACTACCACTACTCGCGTTCGCAAGCTCGCCAACGCCCGCCTCAGTAAGCAGGCCGTCCTCCGCCGACAATGGCAAAAGTTCGGAGACGCCGTTCACGAGGATGTCGGCAGCCGCCTTACCATGGTCTCCACTGAAGAGATCGTCCTTGAGCGCCCCAAGCCCCTag GTGCGAAATCAGAGGAGCCAAAGGCTACTGGAGACTCACTATCTCAAATCAACAAGGGTGCTGTTCTTATGGTGTGTAGGACTTGTGGGAAGAAGGGTGACCATTGGACCTCGCGGTGTCCTTACAAGGACCTTGTGCAGCCAACAGAGGGATTTGTCGATAGGCCTCCAACTTCAGATGGCCCGACTCCTGCATCTGGTTCGACCAAGGGAGCATATGTGCCTCCTGGTATGAGGGCGGGTGCCGAGAGGAGCGGATCGGATATGAGGCAGCGTAGGAATGATGAGAATTCTGTGAGGGTCACCAATCTCTCGGAGGACACCAGAGAGCCTGATTTGCTGGAGCTGTTCCGCCCTTTTGGCGCTGTGAGCAGAGTATATGTGGCTATTGATCAAAAGACAGGCATGAGCAGGGGGTTTGGCTTTGTTAACTTTGTGAACAGGGAAGATGCACAAAGAGCTATCAACAAACTCAATGGTTATGGGTACGACAATCTCATCCTAAGAGTTGAATGGGCAACCCCAAGGGCAAATTAG